One Numida meleagris isolate 19003 breed g44 Domestic line chromosome 6, NumMel1.0, whole genome shotgun sequence genomic region harbors:
- the FAM161B gene encoding protein FAM161B, which produces MEGHRSLLELGLLCQAALGSDLSASQEDEDFGDLSREAAALQARLCTVVSHTSGNKRQSHSLTDLTSDSTWDQQKPHLFPKPRLRPKSASSPWIPSITIPQPFKMTLREARKKSQLMKSNMFLELHKLRDKRQSQDEAECQKQFRAQPVPAHVFLPLYHEIMEQNEVRRQIATQKRKELLLSTQRPFSFLEKEEKKKEAIRQKFLAAATPNESSKLKKVNRKVPKSTNDILLGDKLKEAELYREIRIQMRAKDLLESSVAPIDTSNCRRDPQSRTATKTKQERLGFLQDRSFSFKPRINPTVPDFEELYWAFQREAVRRQEIKEATRIKPFKLQTSNLRGRQREVNEKIKDSQQLSKVSVQKSHSLAALSSLSSNTLPVHITDATRKRESAIRYSQESKKEGDKEGIYWLEKQKKKCQAIRKSVNNRAKALDPHRSLDETHKEKLKQNRRNMRERTKEYRKELEEMQLRVKNRPYLFEQVTKHDARQGAERRYRQTLQQVGLSEEFVRKKGKDAADLLEEESDVHRVPKLQTEKDDCTVQEGEPQEEQRGKETAT; this is translated from the exons ATGGAAGGCCATCGGTCTCTGTTGGAACTGGGCCTGCTGTGCCAGGCAGCGTTAGGGAGCGACCTCAGCGCCTCCCAGGAGGATGAGGACTTCGGAGACTTGTCGCGGGAGGCGGCTGCGCTGCAGGCCAGGCTGTGCACGGTGGTCAG CCATACATCTGGTAACAAAAGGCAATCCCATTCTTTGACTGACCTCACCTCGGACAGTACCTGGGATCAACAAAAACCTCACTTGTTTCCTAAACCCCGCTTGAGGCCAAAAAGTGCTTCATCTCCCTGGATTCCTTCCATCACTATCCCTCAGCCCTTCAAAATGACACTGCGGGAAGCTCGCAAAAAATCCCAGTTGATGAAGTCaaacatgtttcttgaactaCACAAACTGAGAGACAAAAGGCAAAGCCAGGATGAAGCTGAATGTCAGAAACAGTTCCGGGCACAGCCTGTACCTGCCCATGTGTTTCTACCCCTTTATCATGAAATAATGGAACAGAATGAGGTTCGCAGGCAAAtagcaacacagaaaagaaaggagctgCTACTTTCCACTCAGAGGCCTTTCAGTTTCctggaaaaggaggagaaaaagaaagaagctatCAGACAAAAGTTCCTAGCAGCAGCAACCCCAAATGAGAGCTCCAAACTGAAGAAAGTCAATAGAAAAGTTCCTAAATCAACTAATGACATACTTCTTGGAGATAAACTCAAAG aaGCTGAACTCTACAGAGAAATCCGCATTCAAATGAGAGCCAAGGATTTGCTTGAGAGCTCTGTAGCTCCAATAGATACTAGCAACTGCCGGAGGGATCCTCAGTCCCGAACTGCCACTAAAACTAAGCAGGAAAGACTTGGCTTCTTGCAGGACAGAAGCTTCAGCTTCAAGCCAAGGATTAATCCAACAGTACCAGATTTTGAAGAACTTTATTGGGCATTTCAAAGGGAAGCAGTAAGAAGACAAGAAATCAAAGAGGCGACTCGAATTAAGCCATTCAAATTACAAACCTCCAATCTCCGTGGCAGGCAGAGAGAAGTTAATGAAAAGATAAAG GACTCTCAGCAACTTTCCAAGGTTTCTGTGCAAAAAAGCCATTCTTTGGCTGcactttcctctctctcttctaaTACCCTTCCAGTGCATATTACAGatgcaacaagaaaaagagaatctgcTATTAG ATACTCCcaagagagcaaaaaggaaggagacaaagaaggaatttattggctagagaaacagaaaaagaaatgtcaagcTATTCGTAAGTCAGTGAACAACCGAGCAAAAGCCCTGGATCCACATAGAAGCCTGGATGAAACACACAAGGAGAAGTTGAAACAGAACCG gcGAAATatgagagagagaacaaagGAGTACAGAAAGGAGCTAGAAGAAATGCAGCTGCGAGTCAAGAACAGACCATACCTCTTTGAACAGGTCACCAAG CATGATGCTCGTCAAGGAGCGGAGCGTCGCTACAGACAGACCCTCCAGCAGGTTGGGCTAAGTGAAGAATTTgtaaggaaaaaggggaaagatgCTGCTGACTTGCTGGAAGAAGAATCTGATGTTCACAG